In a single window of the Patescibacteria group bacterium genome:
- a CDS encoding DNA-directed RNA polymerase subunit beta has translation MSKQVQTSKETFIGNRKYFKENYKPIEDVDLIEVQKNSFNWFIEEGLADLFDEVSPITDFIGRDLELSFNEYFLDEPKFTEVECRAKNLTFEAPLRVKVKLENKRTNESNTQEIFLGDFPLMTENGTFIVNGIERVVVSQLIRSSGVIFTSEYNKGKKTFGAKVIPNRGAWLEIETDINKVIWVRIDRKRKVPVTALFRAFGFGSDEELIELFKDVDKPSTEEELNHIDATIAKDISKNEAEGLKEVYKRIRPGDLATTDNARQLIHSMFFRFDRYDFDRVGRYKLNRKFGFDIPNNKETRILRREDLIATIKEVINLNLGTGKEDDIDHLGNRRVRAIGELIQNKFRVGLARMERIIKDRMSTHEIATLTPSKLVNSRPLISVVREFFMSSQLSQFMDQTNPLAELEHKRRLSALGPGGLTRERAGFDVRDVHATHYGRICPIATPEGPNIGLVGHLASYAILNKYGFLETPFKKVLHDIANDPKITEGKIAREDILEIKGNGKEGKVIVKKGDTITSKQANEMVGKLGDKLVSIVPVVTDEIVFMDAFEEEKYITATSTVPVDDGGHFLVTKCEVRKFGQPGTGIVTKIDYVGIAANQIISIATSLVPFMEHNDGQRALMGTNMQRQAVPLVIADSPLVGTGAESLAARDSGHIVIAKEDGEISKVDGLNIEVRNKKDKIEKHNLTKFLRSNASTCINQRPIVNVGDKVIKGQPLSDGPAIDKGELALGKNVLVAFMTWEGFNYEDAIILSEKMVSRDTYSSIHIENYTIDVRDTKLGPEVVTNDIPNISEEKLKDLSEEGVIRVGAEVSSGNIMVGKITPKGETELSAEEKLLRAIFGEKAKDVRDSSLYLEHGEHGKVVDIKVFSREDGDRLSAGVLKSIQISVANLRKIQVGDKMSGRHGNKGVISKIVAVEDMPYLEDGTPVDVILSPLGIVSRMNLGQILETHLGFAAHKLGYKIATPALDGISEEDIKSELRKAGLPEDGKSVLYDGKSGEVYDHKITVGYKYMLKLNHMIEDKIHQRSIGPYSLITQQPLGGKAQFGGQRFGEMEVWALQAYGTAHLLQEILTIKSDDVPGRSKAYESIIKGEPITKMNVPESFNVLVRELKGLALDVELLGGSEVPEEETSENSTPESDQKPQEKEETEVKEAEVEEISVNKDKEETKDIKK, from the coding sequence ATGTCAAAACAAGTACAAACAAGCAAAGAGACATTCATTGGGAACAGAAAGTATTTTAAAGAAAATTATAAACCCATTGAAGACGTTGATTTAATTGAGGTTCAAAAAAATTCATTTAATTGGTTTATTGAAGAAGGACTTGCTGATTTATTTGATGAAGTTTCTCCTATTACAGATTTTATTGGTAGAGATTTAGAATTATCATTTAATGAGTATTTTCTAGATGAACCGAAATTTACCGAGGTAGAATGTCGTGCTAAAAATTTAACTTTTGAAGCACCATTGAGAGTAAAAGTAAAACTTGAAAATAAAAGAACTAATGAGTCAAACACCCAGGAAATATTTTTGGGAGATTTTCCTTTGATGACAGAGAATGGAACTTTTATTGTTAATGGTATTGAAAGAGTTGTAGTGTCTCAGTTGATTAGAAGTTCAGGAGTTATATTTACTTCAGAATACAATAAAGGAAAAAAGACTTTTGGAGCTAAGGTTATTCCAAATAGAGGTGCTTGGCTAGAGATTGAAACGGATATAAATAAAGTAATTTGGGTTAGAATTGACAGAAAAAGAAAAGTTCCAGTAACTGCCCTTTTTAGAGCTTTTGGATTTGGTAGTGACGAAGAATTGATTGAATTGTTTAAGGATGTTGATAAGCCTTCAACAGAAGAAGAGCTTAATCATATCGATGCTACTATTGCAAAAGATATTTCAAAAAATGAAGCAGAAGGATTAAAAGAAGTATATAAAAGAATTAGACCAGGTGATTTAGCGACAACTGACAATGCTAGGCAGTTAATTCACTCTATGTTTTTTAGATTTGATAGATATGATTTTGATAGGGTTGGTCGATATAAGCTAAATAGAAAATTTGGGTTTGATATTCCAAACAATAAAGAAACAAGGATTCTAAGAAGAGAAGATCTGATAGCAACTATTAAAGAAGTAATTAATCTTAACTTGGGAACAGGTAAAGAAGATGATATTGATCACCTTGGCAATAGAAGAGTTAGAGCTATTGGTGAGCTTATTCAAAATAAATTTAGAGTTGGGTTAGCGAGAATGGAAAGAATTATTAAAGACAGAATGAGCACTCATGAAATTGCTACTTTAACTCCAAGCAAATTAGTCAATTCAAGACCACTTATTTCTGTGGTTAGAGAATTTTTTATGTCTTCTCAATTGTCTCAGTTCATGGACCAAACAAATCCGCTAGCTGAACTTGAGCACAAAAGAAGGCTTTCCGCTCTTGGTCCTGGAGGTTTAACCCGTGAGAGAGCTGGATTTGATGTTCGTGATGTGCACGCTACTCATTATGGTAGAATTTGTCCGATTGCGACTCCCGAAGGCCCAAATATTGGTCTTGTTGGACATCTTGCTAGCTATGCTATTCTAAACAAATATGGTTTTTTGGAAACTCCATTTAAAAAAGTTTTACATGACATTGCCAACGATCCAAAAATTACTGAAGGAAAAATAGCGCGTGAAGATATTTTAGAGATAAAAGGAAACGGTAAGGAAGGAAAAGTAATAGTAAAGAAAGGTGATACCATTACATCAAAGCAAGCAAATGAAATGGTTGGTAAATTAGGTGATAAGCTAGTTTCAATCGTGCCAGTTGTTACAGATGAGATTGTATTTATGGATGCCTTTGAAGAAGAAAAATATATTACAGCTACTTCAACAGTTCCAGTGGATGATGGTGGACACTTCTTGGTTACAAAATGCGAGGTTAGAAAGTTTGGACAACCCGGAACAGGCATCGTAACCAAGATTGATTATGTTGGGATTGCCGCTAATCAGATTATTTCAATTGCAACATCGCTTGTCCCTTTTATGGAACATAACGATGGACAAAGAGCTTTGATGGGAACAAACATGCAACGTCAAGCTGTTCCTCTTGTTATTGCTGATTCTCCTCTTGTTGGAACGGGTGCCGAGTCTCTAGCGGCTCGTGATTCTGGCCATATTGTAATAGCCAAAGAGGATGGAGAGATTTCAAAAGTAGATGGTTTAAATATTGAAGTAAGAAATAAAAAAGATAAGATTGAAAAACATAACCTAACAAAGTTCCTTCGTTCAAATGCTTCAACCTGTATCAATCAAAGACCAATAGTAAATGTAGGCGATAAGGTTATTAAAGGACAACCATTGTCAGATGGCCCAGCTATTGATAAGGGAGAACTTGCTCTAGGAAAAAATGTTCTTGTAGCATTTATGACATGGGAAGGGTTTAACTATGAGGATGCTATTATTCTTTCTGAGAAAATGGTTTCCAGAGATACTTATTCTTCTATCCACATTGAAAACTATACTATTGATGTTCGTGATACAAAATTAGGTCCAGAAGTTGTTACAAATGATATTCCAAATATTTCTGAAGAAAAACTTAAAGATCTAAGCGAAGAGGGTGTTATCAGAGTTGGAGCTGAGGTTTCTTCCGGTAACATTATGGTTGGTAAAATTACCCCTAAAGGTGAAACAGAACTATCAGCTGAAGAAAAATTACTTAGAGCTATTTTCGGAGAAAAAGCAAAAGACGTTAGGGATTCATCCTTGTATCTAGAACATGGTGAGCACGGAAAAGTTGTTGATATAAAAGTATTTTCTCGTGAAGATGGTGATAGATTGTCAGCTGGAGTTTTGAAATCAATACAAATCTCAGTTGCCAATTTAAGAAAGATTCAAGTTGGAGATAAGATGAGTGGAAGACATGGTAATAAAGGTGTAATTTCAAAAATTGTTGCAGTCGAAGACATGCCTTATCTAGAAGATGGTACTCCAGTTGATGTTATATTGTCACCGCTAGGTATTGTTTCTCGTATGAACCTTGGTCAAATTCTTGAAACTCATCTTGGATTTGCAGCTCACAAGCTTGGTTATAAAATAGCTACACCAGCGCTTGATGGAATTTCTGAAGAAGATATAAAATCTGAATTAAGAAAAGCGGGGCTACCTGAAGATGGTAAATCTGTTCTGTATGATGGAAAGAGCGGAGAGGTTTATGACCATAAGATAACAGTTGGTTACAAATATATGCTTAAACTAAATCATATGATTGAGGACAAGATTCACCAACGTTCAATTGGTCCTTACTCTTTGATTACTCAACAGCCTTTGGGTGGTAAGGCTCAATTTGGTGGACAAAGATTCGGAGAAATGGAAGTTTGGGCTCTACAAGCATACGGGACAGCTCATTTGTTACAAGAAATTCTAACAATCAAATCGGATGATGTTCCAGGAAGATCCAAGGCTTATGAGTCTATTATTAAAGGGGAACCAATCACAAAGATGAATGTTCCTGAGTCATTCAATGTTTTAGTAAGAGAACTTAAAGGGCTTGCTCTTGATGTTGAGTTACTCGGAGGAAGTGAAGTTCCAGAAGAGGAAACTTCGGAAAACTCTACTCCAGAGAGTGATCAGAAACCACAAGAGAAAGAGGAGACAGAAGTGAAGGAGGCCGAAGTAGAAGAGATATCTGTAAATAAAGATAAAGAAGAAACAAAAGATATCAAGAAATAA
- the murE gene encoding UDP-N-acetylmuramyl-tripeptide synthetase codes for MKTINPLYILKKLIPKPIFNAVQPAYHFLFSFVSALVYGKPSEKLIVVGVTGTTGKTSSVYLMAKVLEGAGLKTGYTSTAMFNDGKKEWLNDKKMTMLGRFFTQRMLARMVANKCKVAIVETSSEGIKQFRHKFINYDILLVTGLYPEHIESHGSFEEYKKAKGKLFAHLKTCKPKYMDENYDIVRTDSGIKKTELEKVKKTILADLEDEHVEYFMSFWAEQKSGYTGDVENIKLSKEIKKDIKVFEYRDVEIDKNGTKYIVEEESISLSLLGIMSVKNSLNAFLLAKTLNLDIEKIKKSLADIEGIAGRLEKIDEGQNFTVIVDYAFEPRAVGKLYETVKLIPHNKIIHVLGSAGGGRDVSRRPILGKLAGENADIIIVTDEDPYDDNPEIIIDQVFVGAEKAGKLENDSLFKILDRRDAIKKAIKLAQENDILLVTGKGSEQAIVRKNGEKEPWDDRAVIRGMLSENKERTAVDKNGISFLEN; via the coding sequence ATGAAAACTATTAACCCATTATATATACTAAAAAAATTAATACCAAAACCTATTTTTAATGCTGTCCAACCAGCCTATCATTTTTTGTTTAGTTTTGTTTCCGCTCTGGTTTATGGGAAACCATCTGAAAAATTAATTGTCGTTGGTGTAACTGGCACGACTGGAAAAACCTCCAGTGTTTATTTAATGGCGAAGGTTCTGGAGGGAGCAGGTCTAAAAACTGGCTACACTTCTACAGCTATGTTTAACGACGGGAAAAAAGAGTGGTTGAATGATAAAAAGATGACAATGCTTGGAAGATTCTTTACGCAGAGAATGCTAGCGAGAATGGTGGCCAACAAATGTAAAGTAGCCATAGTGGAAACATCATCTGAGGGAATAAAGCAGTTTAGACATAAGTTTATTAATTATGATATTTTACTCGTGACAGGCCTCTATCCCGAGCATATTGAATCTCATGGAAGTTTTGAGGAATACAAAAAAGCGAAAGGAAAACTTTTTGCCCATCTTAAAACATGCAAACCTAAGTATATGGATGAAAACTACGATATAGTTAGAACAGATAGCGGTATTAAAAAAACAGAATTAGAAAAAGTTAAAAAAACAATTCTAGCCGACCTGGAAGATGAACACGTTGAATATTTCATGAGTTTTTGGGCCGAACAAAAAAGTGGGTATACTGGGGATGTAGAAAATATAAAACTCAGCAAAGAAATAAAAAAAGATATTAAAGTTTTTGAATATCGAGATGTTGAGATTGATAAAAATGGCACAAAATATATTGTTGAAGAAGAAAGCATTAGCCTGTCTTTGCTTGGAATAATGAGTGTAAAAAACTCTCTTAATGCTTTTCTATTGGCCAAGACCCTGAATTTAGATATTGAAAAAATAAAAAAATCATTAGCGGACATTGAGGGAATAGCTGGGAGGCTTGAGAAAATAGATGAAGGGCAAAATTTTACAGTTATTGTTGATTATGCTTTTGAACCAAGGGCTGTTGGAAAATTATATGAAACTGTAAAACTTATCCCTCACAATAAAATAATACATGTTTTGGGTTCAGCTGGGGGCGGGAGAGATGTTTCTCGTAGACCCATCCTTGGAAAGCTTGCTGGAGAAAATGCCGACATCATAATAGTTACAGATGAAGATCCCTACGATGATAACCCTGAAATAATAATAGACCAGGTTTTTGTTGGGGCAGAAAAGGCAGGGAAATTAGAAAATGATAGTTTATTTAAGATATTAGATAGAAGAGATGCAATAAAAAAAGCAATAAAACTAGCTCAAGAAAATGATATTCTATTGGTAACAGGGAAGGGAAGTGAGCAGGCAATAGTAAGAAAAAATGGAGAAAAAGAACCCTGGGACGATAGAGCTGTAATTAGAGGAATGTTGTCAGAAAATAAAGAAAGAACCGCTGTGGATAAAAATGGGATATCTTTTTTGGAAAATTAG